In the genome of Hyalangium ruber, the window CCTGGAGCCGCAGGAAGTACGCCGTGGGGTCGAACAGTCCGTCCGGGTGATCGATGCGCAGGCCATTGATGCTGCCGTCGCGCAGCCAGTCGAAGATGCGCGCGTGCGCCTCGTCGAAGACCTCGTCGTCCTCCACGCGGATGGCGGCCAGCCCGTTGATGTCGAAGAAGCGCCGGTAGTTGATCTCCTCGCCCGCCACGCGCCAGTGCGCCAGCCGGTAGCTGCACGAGGCCAGCAGGGAGTCCAGCCGGTTGAACGAGCGCGGATCGCCCTTCGTGCCGTTGAAGGCCTGCACGTTGGCGGCCACGAAGGCGGCCACCTCGGGGCTGGCCTCCACCACCGCGGCCAGGCGGCGCTTGATGACCTCCTTCTCACGGTTGCGCTCGATGACCTTGGCGCGCTCCGTCTCGGTGCGCACCGGCAGGTGCTCGATGGCGGTGAGGACGGACTGCAGCTCGATGAGGTGCGCGTTCGTGGCGCCCAGCTTCGACTCCAGGCCGGCGAGCTCATGGCGCAGGACGGTGGCGTACTGGCGTGGCGCCAGGGGCAGCTGGTGCTCGTAGTACTGGATGAAGAAGGCCCCGTCCTTGTAGGCCAGCTTCAGCTCCCCGTTCTCCAGGACGATGCCGTACTGGTCGCCGAGGATGGGCAGCAGCACCTTGTCGCGCAGCTCCGACTTCACCGGCGCCCAGTCGATGTCGAAGTATTTCGCGTAGACCGAGGACGGGCCGTTCTCCAGCACGTCGAACCACAAGGGGTTGAAGCGCTCGATGCCCATGTGGTTGGGCACCACGTCCAGCACCTGCCCCAGGCCGTGCTCGCGCAAGGTGCGGCACAGCGCCGCGTGGTCCTCGGGCGAGCCCACCTCGGGGTTGAGCTGCTGGTGGTCCACGCAGTCATACCCGTGGGTGCTGCCGGGCGAGGCCTTCAGGTAGGGCGAGGAGTACAGCTCGCTCACGCCCAGCTTCGCCAGGTAGGGCACCATGGCCCGGGCCGCCTGGAAGTTGAACCCCTGGTGCAGTTGCACCCGGTACGTGGACAGCGGCGTCTCCTTCGCGCGCGCCAACAACTCCTCCCGCACGCGCTCGTACAGCCGGTCCGCCAGGGACTTCTCTCGCTCCGCCGTCTGAGACTCGGCGGTAGCACCCTCTTCCGATCCTTGGAGAAGCATCGCCGCAGAGAGGTAGGTCTTCTGGAGCACATTGACCAGTGCGCAGGTGCCCAACCGCCCACCTGAAAACACAAAGGGCCCGCCGGTGTCTGGCGAGCCCTTGGTGGTGCGCGGACCCTCTTTCGAGGGCGGGCGACTACTTCTTCAGGTGCTTGAAGGCCTGGGCGACCTCGGTCATCTTGATCTGCTTCTTGTTGCCGTAGACGGCCTTGAGCTTGTCATCCAGGTTGATGAGCTGGCCCTGGTTGAGCGAGTTCTTCTTGATGTAGTCCCAGATGTTCTTGATGACGGCGGTGCGCGGCAGCGGCTTGCTCCCAACAACCGCGGCGAGCTCGGCAGACGGGGTGAACTCCGCCATGAACGCGGCGTTCGGCTTACGCTTGGCGCCAGCAGCGGCCTTCTTCGCAGGAGCCTTCTTCGCAGCGGTGGTCGTCTTCTTCGCAGCAGCCTTCTTAGCGGCCATTCTTGGGTCTCCTCCCCTCCGAAGGGGACATGGATTACGGCATCTAGAAGCTATAGCCGTGGCGGCGTAGTAGCACGGCCGAAGCCGAAAAACAGCCCTTTCAACGCTGTTTTCCCTCGGAAGATCGACTGCTGATCGCTTCATTTCCCTCGGGAACGGGGCCGCTGATCGCACTTTTCTCCCCTGACTGCGGGGGGATACGCCCAGGGAATTGTGCTTGCGCGCGCCCTGTCTTTGCTCTGAAAACAGGTGGACATGAACGTCCTCATCACCGGTGGAAACGGCTTCCTGGGTACCTGGCTCGCACGCGCGTTGGTCGCGCGGGGCGACAGCGTGGCGTGCCTGCTGAGGCCCTCGAGTGACGTCTCCGGCCTCGCGGGGCTGCCCTACACCCGCGTGGACGGGGACGTGACGGACAGCGCCTCGCTGGAGCGCGCCGTCCAGGGGCGAGACGTGGTGTTCCACCTGGCCGGCATCCGCCGCGCCGCCACGCGCGAGGAGTTCATGCGCGTCAACGCCGAGGGCACCCGCAACCTGTGCGAGGCCCTGGTGCGCGCCGGGGGCAAGGCCCGCCTGGTGCTCTGCGGCTCACTGGCCGCCTGTGGCCCCTCCTCCCTCCAGCGCCCCCACGTGGAGGAGGACCCCTTCCACCCCGCCGAGTGGTACGGCGAGAGCAAGGGCGAGGCCGAGCGCATCACCCTGTCCTACGCGGACCGGCTGCCCGTCACCGTGGCCCGCCCGCCCCGAATCCTCGGGCCCGGGGACCACGAGAACCTCACCTTCTTCAAGCTGGTGAAGAAGGGCATCCGCCTGAAGATTGGCGGCGGCCCCCGGCCCCTGACGCTGGTGGACGTGGAGGATGTGGTGGACCTGCTGCTGCTCTTGGCCGACCGGAAGGAGGCCCTCGGACAGGCCTTCTTCGTGGCGGGGGACCGGCCCCTCACCCTGGAGGAGCTGCAGGACATCGGCGCCCAGACGTTGGGTGTCCACCCTCGGACGGTGTACCTGCCCCCCGCGGTCCTCAAGGGCCTGGCGGCCACCGCGGACGTGATTACCCAGGCCACGGGCCGGAAACTGCCGCTGAACCGCAAGCTGGCGCGCCAGTTGCTGGCCCCCGCGTGGACATGCTCGGGGGCCAAGGCCGAGCGGCTGCTGGGCTTCCGGCCACGGAGAGACGTCGTGGAATCCATCCGCCGCAGTGCCCACTGGTACCAGGAGCAGGGCTGGTTGTAGGCCCGACCCCTGGGGTTCAGAGGCGAATTCCCAGCCTTCTTGCGCCGTTGACACACCTGCACAGGAGTGTCAGGAAGCCGCCAGCCCATGCCCGCCAAAGCTGCCTTCTACGATGTCGACGGGACGCTCGTGAAGACGAACATCGTCCACGTCTACGCCTATTACGCGATGAACCGTGGCTCGCTCCTCGGCATGGCGGGGCGTTCGCTCACCACGGCCGCCAGCCTGCCGCTGTTCGGAGCCCTGGACGTCCTCAACCGCAAGGTCTTCAACGAGTTCTTCTACCGCTACTACCAGGGGCTCACCGAGGACCGACTGCTCACCGTCGCCGAGGACATGTTCGAGGACGTGCTCAAGCCCGCCCTCTATGACCAGTCCAAGGACCTCATCGCCGAGGCGCGCCGCTCCGGCTGCCGCATCGTCCTGGTCACCGGAGCCCTGGACTTCACCATGCGCCCGCTCGCCCGCTACCTCGGGGCGGACGAGCTCATCGCCAACAAGATGCAGTTCGTGGGGGGCGTGGCCACCGGCAAGGTGATTCCCCCCATCATCGAAGGCGCCTACAAGGCCAACGCCATCCGCGACTACTGCGCCCGCGAGGGCCTGTCGCTGGCCCACTGCCATGGCTACTCGGACAGCGCCTCGGACTACGCCATGCTGGCCATCGTCGGCCGGCCTACCGCCGTCAACCCGGACATGCGACTGCGCTCCCTGGCGCGCGCCTACAACTGGCCCATCCTCGATCTGAAGTAACCCGACTCCGCTATGCGCCCCATCAAGACGCTCCAGAAGCTGTACGACGAGGAAAGTCAGGTCGTCATCACCGAGAAGGGCAGCCCTCCGCGAGCCCTCTTCTCGGGCGAGAACTTCCTGCTCGAGGACCTGCCCGTCGGCACGCGGGTCATCTTCCCCCGCCCGCCCATGGCCGGCGTCCCGAACGTCAAGGCCGCCATCCGCTGGGCCATCAACCACCCGGAGGGCATGGACCCGCTGCACGCCCTGCTGCGCCCGGGCATGAAGCTGACGTGCGTCATCGACGACATCTCCGTGCCGCTGCCGCCCATGGTCACCCCGGACGTGCGGCAGACCATCCTCGAGGTGGTGCTGGAGCTGGCCGCCGACAGTGGCGTGGATGACATCCACCTGGTCATCGCCAACGCGCTGCACCGCCGCATGACCGAGGCGGAGATGCGGCGCATGGTGGGCCAGAAGATCCACGACGCCTACTACCCGGACCGCTACTACAACCACGACGCGGAAGACCCGGACGGCATCATCGAGCTGGAGCGCACCACCCACAACGAGGTGGTGGCCCTCAACCGCCGCGTGGCCGAGAGCGACCTCATCGTCTACGTGAACGTGAACTTCGTGCCGATGAACGGCGGCCACAAGTCCATGGGCACCGGCGTGACGAACTACGCCAGCCTCCGGGCGCACCACAACCCGAAGACCATCCGGGACTCCGACAGCTACATGGAGCCCAAGTCGAGCGACCTGTACCGGAAGAACACGCGCATCGGCACGGTCATCGACAAGCACCTGAAGGTCTTCCACATCGAGACGACGCTGAACAACCGCATGTTCGGCGCGCCCCTGGAGTTCCTCGGCAAGAAGGAGGAGGACTACACCGAGGGCGACCGGCTCAAGCTGCAGGCGATGCGCTTTGCCCTCAAGCGCACCCCGCGCGCGGCGGCCCGGAAGATCTTCAACTCGGTGCCGGCCCCCTATGACGTGACGGGGGTGTTCGCCGGGGCCACCGAGCCGACGCACGCCAAGACGCTGGAGATGAGCTGGAAGCAGTACTCCGTGCCGGTGGAGGGGCAGAGCGACATCGTCATCTTCCCCATCCCCTTCGTCTCGCCCTACAGCGTCAACTCCATCCTCAACCCGCTGCTGTTGCAGGTGATGGGGCTGGGCTACTTCTTCAACCTCAACCGCGGCATTCCGCTGGTGAAGAAGGGCGGCGTGCTGATTCTGCTGCACCCGGCGTACGACGAGTTCGACCCGGTGCAGCACCCCAGCTACATCGAGTTCTTCAACCGGCTGCTGCCGGAGACGCGCGACTCGATGAAGCTGGAGCACAAGTACGAGCGCGAGTTCGCCGAGAACCCCAGCTACGTCCACCTGTACCGCAAGGGCAATGCCTACCACGGCGTCCACCCCTTCTATATGTGGTACTGGGGCGAGAACGGCCGCCAGCACGTGGGCAAGGTCATCGTCGCCGGGGCGGAGAACAACCACGTCCCCGGGCTGCTCGGCTGGGACCGCACCGACACCCTCACCGAGGCCATCGAAGAGGCCCGCGGCTTCATGGGCCGCTCGGCCACCATCAGCCTGCTGCGCATCGCGCCCACCCTGCTCGCGGACGTGAAGCTCTAAGCCACGCCCACAGCGCCCCGAGTCGCCCATGAGTCAGCTGCCCGAATTGAACGTCTCCCAGGTCTTCACCGGCAAGCGCCTGCTGTTCGCCGGCTCCACCGGCTTCGTGGGCAAGGTGACGCTGTCCATGCTCCTGACGCGCTACGGCCAGGAGCTCGACAAGCTCTATGTGCTGGTGCGCAAGGGCAGCGCCGCGTCCGCCGAGCGCCGCTTCTTCGACAAGGTCGCCATCAGCGAGCCCTTCCAGCCGCTGCGCGATGCGTACGGCGATGAGGGCGCGCTCGAGTTCATCCGCGCCAAGTGCGAGATCCTCGACGGCGACATCACCGACCCGAACATGGGGCTCACCGACGCGCAGGTGGAGGCGCTCACCGGCAAGGTGGCCGCCATCGTCAACTGCGCGGGCCTGGTGTCCTTCAACCCCTCGCTGGAAGTCGGCCTCAACGTCAACACCCACGGCGTGAAGTACGTGGTGGAGCTGGCGCTGAAGTGGAACGCGCCGCTCATCCACATGTCCACCGCCTTCGTGGCGGGCAACCGCAGCGGCCTCGTCTTCGAGGACGAGGAGGTGCTGGGCTACTTCCCCAAGAAGGACGAGCTGGACGGGCGCGACTTCAACCTGGAGCAGGAGCTCAAGGACGCCGAGCGCATCGTCGCGCGGCTGCGCGAGCAGGCCGATGACAAGGCCCTCACCTCCACGTTCCGCAAGAAGGCGCTGGACCGGCTCGAGGAGGAAGGCCGCGACGTCAACGACGAGAAGACGCTGCGGCTGGCGGTGGGCCGCGAGCGCAAGCTGTGGCTCACCGGCGAGCTGGTGCGCGCCGGCATGGAGCGCGCCCTGCACTGGGGCTGGCCCAACACGTACACGTACACCAAGAGCCTCGGCGAGCAGGTGATGGCCGCCACGCCGGGCCTGCGCTACTCCATCGTGCGCCCCTCCATCGTGGAGAGCGCGATGCACTTCCCCTTCCCCGGGTGGAACGAGGGCTTCACCACCTCGGCGCCGCTGGCGTTCGCCGGCCTCAAGGGGCAGCGCGGCATCCCCGCCGGCCACAGCACCATCCTGGACATCATCCCCGTGGACAAGGTGGCTGGGGCCACCATCGGCATCACCGCCCACGCCCTCACGGTGGAGGAGCGGCGCGTCTACCACCTGGCCTCCGGCGACGAGAACCCGTTCTACGCCAGCCGCTCGGTGGAGCTGGTGGGCCTCTACCGCCGCCGCTACTACCGGCACAAGGAGGGCGGCAACGCGCTGATGAACGCGGTGCGCTCGCGCGTGGAGCCGCAGCCCGTCTCGCGTCAGGCCTTCGAGCGCTTCAGCGCCCCGGCCTTCGTCAAGGGCGCCCAGTTGCTCAAGAAGGTCATCGACGAGGTGCGGCCTACGTGGGGCGCCCCCGGCGTGCAGGCCCTGCTGGATCGGGCCAAGACGAAGCTGGATGACGTGGAGGAGCAGGCCTCCAGCCTGGCCATGCTCATCGAGCTGTTCCTGCCCTTCATCTGGGAGAACCGCTACGTCTTCCGCTGCGACAACACGCGCTCGGTCTACACGCGGATGGCGCACTCGGACCGCGTGAAGATTCCGTGGGACCCCGAGCACATCGACTGGCGGGCCTACTGGCTGGAGACGCACCTGCCCGGCCTGGAGAAGTGGGTGTTCCCCGGCCTGGAGGAGGAGACGCAGAAGCGCACCGTCATCCCCGCGCACCGCGACTTGCTGGAGCTGTTCGAGGCCAGCGTGCATGCGTGGCGGCACCGGGTGGCCTTCCGCATGTTCTCCGACGAGCGGGAGGAGCGCTTCACCTACGGCGAGGCGCACCGCTACGCCTCCCGCGTGGGCAGCGCCCTGCTGCGCTCCGGCGTGAAGCACGGAGACCGGGTGCTGCTGGTGTCGGAGAACCGGCCCGAGTGGGCCATCTCCTACTTCGGCATCCTGCGCGCGGGCGCCACCGTGGTGCCGGTGGACCCGGCGCTCACCGAGGCGGAGGTGGTCAACATCTCCCGCCGCGCCGAGGCCAAGGCGCTGCTCATCTCCGAGCAGGCCTCCGAGGAGTTCCCCGGCCTCATCACCGCGCTCCAGGGCGGCGAGAAGCCTCCGGTCGTCATGAGCCTCGCCGAGGCCATGGCGGGAGACCCCGCCTTCCCGGACCGCATCGGCAAGGTGCGCAAGACGGCCGCCGCGGATGACGTGGCCAGCCTCATCTTCACCTCGGGCACCACGGGCAACCCCAAGGGCGTCATGCTCACCCACCGCAACTTCGCCTCGCTGGTGGCGAAGCTGGCCGGCGCCTTCAACATCGGCGTGGGCGATGGGCTGGTGTCCGTGCTCCCGCTGCACCACACCTTCGAGTTCTCCGCCGGCTTCCTCACCCCGTTCTCGCGCGGCGCGGAGATTACGTACATCGACGAGCTCACCTCGGACCGGCTGGGTGACGTGTTCGAGACGGGCCGCGTAACGGCCATGGTGGGCGTGCCGGCGCTGTGGCAGCTCCTGCACCGCAAGATTACCCAGGAGATGGCCAGCCGCCCGCCGGTGGTGGAGCAGGCCCTCAAGGCGCTGATGGCCTCGCACGGAGAGCTGCGCAACCGCAGCTCGGTGAACCTGGGCAAGCTCCTGTTCTGGCCGGTCCACCGCAAGTTCGGCGGCAAGGTGAAGTTCCTGGTGTCGGGCGGCTCGGCGCTGCCGGACGAGGTCCACAAGGCGTTCCACGCCCTGGGCTTCAACATCACCGAGGGCTATGGCCTCACCGAGGCGGCCCCCGTGCTCGCCGTGGCCGAGCCCACCAACAAGCGCCAGCCGGGCACCGTGGGCAAGCCCCTGCCGGGCATCGAGATCCGCATCGACAGCCCCGACAACGAGGGCATCGGCGAGGTGCTCGCCAAGGGCCCCAACATCATGGCCGGCTACTTCGGGGACCGCGAGTCCACCGAGGCCGTGCTCAAGGAGGGCTGGCTGCACACCGGCGACCTCGGGCGGCTGGATGCCGAGGGGCGCCTGTACCTGGTGGGCCGCAAGAAGGATGTGATCATCGACGCCAACGGGAAGAACGTCTACCCGGACGAGCTCGAGGATCTCTACGGCATCCACACGCATATCAAGGAGCTGTCCATCGTCGGCCTGCCGGACGAGGGCGGCGGCGAGAAGGTCGCCTGCCTCTGCGTGCCCGACTACAAGGAGCGCCCCCGCGAGGAGGTGCGCCGCGAGCTGGAGGAGCACTTCAAGAACGTCAGCGCCGACATGCCCTTCTACCGCCGGGTGAAGGTGCTGCGCTTCTGGGACGGGGAGCTGCCCCGCACCTCCACGCGCAAGGTGAAGCGCAAGCTGGTGGTGGAGGAGCTCAAGCGCCTGGAGCGCCTGGCCTCCAGCACCGAGAAGGCCCGCGAGAAGGTCACCGCCACCGGCGGCGTGAGCGACTGGCTCTACCCCCTCATCGCCGAGGTGGTGAACCGGCCCCTCGCGGACGTGCGCCCCGAGGCCCGCCTCTCGGGAGACCTGGGCTTCGACTCGCTCATGCTCACCGAGCTGTCGGTGGCCCTGGAACAGGCCGGCGTGCCGCTGCCCGCGGTGAATGACTTGACGCAGGTCAACACGGTGGACGACCTGCGCAAGCTCATCGTCGCCTCCGGTCGCAGGCCGGCGGCCGAGGCGCGCGCCAAGGAGATCTCCGAGGACAACAAGCGCTCCGAGGAGATGGAGATCCCCGTGCCGGACCTGGTGGCCAACCTGGGCCGGCAGCTGCTCACCTTCGGGCAGAAGATGCTCTACGGCGGCGCGTTCGACGTGAAGGTGACGGGCAAGCCCTTCGTGCCGCAGAACCGCAACTTCCTCGTCATCGCCAACCACGCCAGCCACCTGGACGCGGGCCTCATCCGCACCGTGCTCGAGGAGCAGGGCCAGAAGCTGGTGGCGCTGGCGGCGCGCGACTACTTCTTCGACACGGCGCTCAAGCGCGCCTACTTCGAGAACTTCACCGACCTCATCCCCATGGACCGGCACGGCAGCCTGCGCGAGTCGCTGCGGCTGGCGGGCGAGTCGCTGCGCATGGGCTACAACCTGCTCATCTTCCCCGAGGGCACCCGCTCGGTGACGGGCGAGCTGCTCGAGTTCAAGCCGACGCTGGGCTACCTGGCGCTCACCTATGAGGTGGACGTGCTGCCGCTCTACCTCAAGGGCACCTTCGAGGCGCTGCCCAAGGGCACCATGTTCCCGAAGTCCAAGGAGCTCGAGGTCCACATCGGGCCGGTGCTGAAGTACTCGGACCTCCGCGCCAAGACGCAGGGCATGGCGCGCTCGGAGAGCTACCGCTACGCCACGCGGCTGGCGGAGGAGGCCATCAAGGCGCTGCGGGCCGGCCGGGTGCTCAACCTGGACGCCGCGGCCACCACGGAGGAGCAGCGGCGCGCGCTGGGCTCCACGGGAGGGCAGGACGCGTGAAGCTGCTCGTGACGGGAGGCACCGGTTTCCTGGGCATCCACCTGGTGCCCAAGCTGCTCGAGGCGGGCCACGAGGTGCGCCTCATCGGCCGCACCCCGCCCACGGCCTCCGTGCTGGCCAAGGCGGAGTTCGTCCAGGCGGACCTGAAGAACCGCGAGGCCGTCAAGCGCGCCCTGGAGGGCGTCGAGGCCGTCTACCACCTGGCGGGGCTCGTCTCCTTCCAGGACAAGGACGCGCGGAAGATGTACGAGCTGCACGTGGACGCCACGCGCGAGCTGGTACGCGACGTGCGCGAGGCCGGGGTGAAGCGCTTCATCCTCGCCTCCACCTCCGGCACCATCGCCGTGTCCAAGGAGGAGCGCGTCGGCACGGAGGAGGACGACTACCCCATCACCGTGGTGGGCCGCTGGCCGTACTACCTCTCGAAGATCTACGAGGAGAAGCTCACCCTGGAGTACTGCCGCAAGCACTCCATCCCCCTGGTGGTGCTCAACCCCAGCCTGCTCATGGGGCCCGGGGATGACCGGCTCTCCTCCACCTGGACGGTGGTGAAGTTCCTCAACAAGGAGATCCCCGCCATGCCCGGCGGCGGCATGTCCTTCGTGGACGTGCGCGACGCGGCGGACGCCTTCGTCAACGCCCTCACGCGCGGCGAGCTGGGCGGCCGCCACCTCATGGGCGTGAACATGTCCATGCCGGACTTCTTCGACCGGCTGGCACGGCTCACCGGCGTGAGCGCCCCCCGGCTCCACCTGCCCTCCCAGGCCAACGTGCTGGGGGCCAAGCTGCTGGAGCGCTGGGCGAAGCTGCGCGGCACCAAGCCCCTGCTGGATCCGCAGGAGGTGGATGTCGGCGAGCACTTCTTCTACCTGGACGCCTCGAAGGCGGAGCGCGAGCTGGGCTTCCGCGCCCGGGACCCGCAGGAGACGCTGCACGACACGGTGCAGTACATCTTCACGAAGATGCCTCCCCAGAACCTTCCGGGCACCAAGGGTCGCCTCTCGGAGCTGCGCGAGGGAACCTGATAGGATTCCACCCTTGCTGGATCCAACCCGGCAAGCCTTGATCAATCCCCTTGGCAACGGCTTGATGGGCGTGGACGCCACCGCGTACACGCGGTCTCCCTTGGGCATGCCTCCATGAAGGATCCGAAGTTCACAGATATCTCGACGGCCGCCACGCCCAGACGCACGAGCGCCCAGGTGTCGGGCCCAGTCCCGGCGCTGACCCTCATCTCCCACCCCACCCCCCAGCGCGCGGGGGAGCGGCTGATCCTCGAGGCGCTCGCCAGCGGCGGCACCGTGGCGCTCTCGCGCATCTCCCCGGACTTCGTCCGCCCGGGCAGCACCCTGGCCATGCCCCTGGCCGATACCTTCCTCAGCCGAAAGCCCCTGCTCTTCGACCGCGCGGCCAACGGCGGCGTCCGGCTGACGGTGGAGGAAGGCGGCACGCTGGTCCAGATCGGTGAGACGCCGTTCACCGGCACCCGGGAGTTCGGACCCGAAGAGCTGAACTCGGGCGTACCCCTCGTGCTCGCCGAGCGCGTCGTCCTGCTGCTCCATCTGGTGGTCTCCCCCGAGGCGCACACCCCCAACGATCTGGGCATGGTGGGCTCCGGCGCGGGCACCCGCCGCGTGCGCGAGGACATCGCGCGCGTGTCCGACCTGAACGTGCCCGTGCTCATCCGGGGCGAGACAGGCTCGGGCAAGGAGCTCGTCGCGCGGGCCATCCACCAGCACAGCCCGCGCCGGTCCGCGCCCTTCATCAGCGTCAACCTGGGCGCCCTGCCCAAGGAGCTCGCCGCCGCCGAGCTCTTCGGCGCGCGCAAGGGCGCCTACACGGGCGCCACCCAGGACCGGGAGGGTTTCTTCCGCGCCGCCCACGGCGGCACCCTCTTCCTCGATGAGGTGGGCGAGGCCCCTCCCGAGGTCCAGGTGCTGCTGCTGCGCGTGCTGGAGACGGGAGAGGTGTTCCCGGTGGGCGGCCACGCGCCCGTGCCCGTCGACGTGCGGCTCATCACCGCCACGGATGCCGACCTCGAGGAGCGCATCCGCCAGGATCTCTTCAAGGCCCCGCTGCTGCACCGGCTGGCGGGCTTCGAGATCCAGGTGCCTCCGCTGCGCGAGCGCCGCGAGGACATCGGCGTGCTCTTCTACCACTTCGCTCGCCAGGAGCTGGAAGCCCTGGGCGAGGCCCATCGCCTCGAGGCGGCGGCATCCCAGGCCGACCCGTGGCTCCCCACCGCGCTGGCGGCCCGGCTGGTGCGCTACGCGTGGCCCGGCAACATCCGCCAGCTCCGCAACCTGACCCGGCAGATCGTCATCGGCAGCCGCGGCCAGCCCCGGCTCCAGGCCAACCCCCGCCTCGAGCAGGAGCTGGATGCCTCCGAACCGGTGATGCCCTCGCGTCAGGCCGCGGCCCTCGCGCCCGCCGCGAAGGAGCCGCCCGCGCCCCCGGAGCCCGCAACGCCCCGCCGCAAGCCCTCCGAGGTGACGGACCAGGAGCTGCTGCAGGCCCTGCGCTCCACCTCGTGGGACCTCAAGGCCGCCGCGGAGCGCCTGGGCATCACCCGCCCCTCGCTCTACATGC includes:
- a CDS encoding sigma-54 dependent transcriptional regulator translates to MKDPKFTDISTAATPRRTSAQVSGPVPALTLISHPTPQRAGERLILEALASGGTVALSRISPDFVRPGSTLAMPLADTFLSRKPLLFDRAANGGVRLTVEEGGTLVQIGETPFTGTREFGPEELNSGVPLVLAERVVLLLHLVVSPEAHTPNDLGMVGSGAGTRRVREDIARVSDLNVPVLIRGETGSGKELVARAIHQHSPRRSAPFISVNLGALPKELAAAELFGARKGAYTGATQDREGFFRAAHGGTLFLDEVGEAPPEVQVLLLRVLETGEVFPVGGHAPVPVDVRLITATDADLEERIRQDLFKAPLLHRLAGFEIQVPPLRERREDIGVLFYHFARQELEALGEAHRLEAAASQADPWLPTALAARLVRYAWPGNIRQLRNLTRQIVIGSRGQPRLQANPRLEQELDASEPVMPSRQAAALAPAAKEPPAPPEPATPRRKPSEVTDQELLQALRSTSWDLKAAAERLGITRPSLYMLIDKSPSLRTAGDLSTEEITRCFQECRGDLDAMVQRLEVSKRGLQRRIRELGLGND